Proteins found in one Bremerella volcania genomic segment:
- a CDS encoding class I SAM-dependent methyltransferase translates to MLERILEPEVMDTPQEAMIYDEMDHAAVNEAFVTDLIAFLGIEPDVEAAMIDIFDVGTGTARIPILLAERIPQCRIMGADASIAMLDVARINIDIAGLLERVQLARLDAKQTDYEDGFFTGVMSNSIIHHIPKPLAVLRESVRLTEPGGWLFFRDLVRPETREQVEQFVATYCGEEPEFAQKMFGESLQAALSLSEIREMVASLGFDPETVRLTSDRHWTWAVHKPE, encoded by the coding sequence ATGCTCGAGCGTATTCTCGAACCCGAAGTGATGGACACGCCGCAGGAAGCCATGATCTACGACGAAATGGATCATGCCGCAGTTAACGAGGCATTCGTCACTGATCTGATTGCGTTCCTCGGTATCGAGCCCGACGTCGAGGCCGCCATGATCGACATTTTCGACGTCGGCACCGGCACTGCCCGCATTCCGATCCTGCTTGCCGAGCGCATCCCCCAGTGTCGCATCATGGGTGCCGACGCATCGATCGCCATGTTGGACGTCGCAAGAATCAACATCGACATCGCCGGCCTGCTGGAACGTGTTCAACTGGCACGACTCGACGCCAAACAAACCGACTACGAAGATGGCTTCTTCACCGGGGTGATGTCCAACTCCATCATTCACCACATCCCCAAGCCCCTTGCCGTGCTGCGAGAAAGCGTCCGGCTGACCGAACCAGGCGGCTGGCTCTTCTTCCGCGACCTCGTGCGGCCAGAGACCCGCGAGCAAGTGGAACAGTTCGTCGCAACCTACTGCGGCGAGGAGCCAGAGTTCGCCCAGAAGATGTTCGGCGAATCGCTTCAAGCGGCTCTTTCCCTTTCGGAAATCCGCGAGATGGTTGCCTCGCTGGGATTCGACCCCGAGACGGTCCGGCTAACGTCCGATCGCCACTGGACGTGGGCAGTCCACAAGCCGGAATAA
- a CDS encoding GNAT family N-acetyltransferase produces the protein MATDCPSRDPVQLSASYSREVLPLRVEIVSEVDSTSSLFLEWERLAGQRLFLAPRWLLTWWKHYRQAGSHLQIVTLRDDNCWLIGLAPWYRRHTWWSGDEIQMLGSGKVCSDYLSVLAKPGEKAQVVDALAQYLPSQFASVDRLFFEGLDASDLVMHDLASAMQARHYEVKKLPQLDSYRLTLPATWEEWVSQLSRSRRHRVRQLWRNQFETGRATIHIADQATLQHGFSILVNLHQKRRNQMGQRGCFASQRFHHFLEEAAREHLESGQLRLQWIELEGRPIAVELDLEEGDTLLHYCSGIEIDCDYARPGWLGITAAIRHAIDSGKATFDFLRGDEGYKSHWRGQPVPMMNLEFTPPRFSAKIRSQVRGSLRLAKQKAKRILRRSAKSEQTEGHSSDEGK, from the coding sequence ATGGCAACCGATTGCCCTTCGCGCGATCCCGTTCAATTATCCGCTTCGTACTCTCGAGAAGTTCTACCACTGCGCGTGGAGATCGTCTCCGAGGTCGATTCGACGTCGTCGCTCTTCTTGGAGTGGGAACGCCTCGCCGGACAGCGGCTCTTTCTAGCGCCACGCTGGTTACTCACCTGGTGGAAACACTATCGCCAAGCTGGAAGCCATTTGCAGATCGTCACCCTGCGCGACGACAACTGCTGGCTGATCGGTCTGGCTCCCTGGTATCGGCGTCACACCTGGTGGAGTGGCGACGAGATTCAAATGCTAGGCTCGGGGAAAGTTTGTAGCGACTATCTGTCGGTATTGGCCAAACCAGGCGAAAAAGCCCAAGTTGTCGATGCACTTGCCCAATACCTGCCAAGTCAGTTTGCCTCGGTCGATCGTCTCTTCTTCGAGGGTCTCGACGCGTCGGACTTGGTCATGCACGATCTGGCCAGTGCAATGCAGGCGAGGCATTACGAAGTCAAGAAACTGCCGCAGTTGGACAGCTACCGACTTACGCTGCCAGCAACGTGGGAAGAGTGGGTTTCGCAACTCTCGCGATCACGCCGCCACCGCGTCCGCCAGCTCTGGCGTAATCAGTTTGAAACCGGCAGGGCAACCATTCATATCGCCGACCAGGCAACCCTGCAGCATGGGTTCTCGATTTTGGTCAACCTCCATCAAAAGCGCCGCAACCAGATGGGCCAGCGTGGTTGTTTCGCGTCGCAGCGTTTCCATCACTTCCTGGAAGAAGCCGCACGCGAACACCTCGAGTCGGGCCAACTGCGTCTACAGTGGATTGAACTCGAAGGACGACCGATTGCGGTCGAACTCGATCTTGAGGAAGGGGACACCCTCTTACATTACTGCAGCGGCATCGAGATCGATTGCGATTACGCCCGTCCGGGCTGGCTCGGCATCACGGCTGCAATTCGGCATGCGATTGATTCCGGGAAAGCGACCTTTGACTTTCTGCGAGGGGACGAAGGTTACAAAAGCCACTGGCGCGGCCAACCAGTCCCGATGATGAACCTGGAATTCACCCCACCCAGGTTTAGCGCAAAAATCCGTTCCCAAGTTCGCGGATCGTTACGTTTGGCCAAGCAAAAGGCCAAACGCATTCTGCGAAGATCCGCAAAATCGGAACAAACCGAAGGGCACTCATCGGACGAGGGCAAATGA
- a CDS encoding VIT1/CCC1 transporter family protein: protein MKLSPEELAQQHTDEAIAARIAGPSVEEFSGDFVLGGVDGTITTFAIVAGVAGASYGVTVAIVLGIANLLADGFSMAISNYLKARSDQMQLKKYRLIENIHIKEVPDREREEIRQIFAAKGFEGDLLEQVVQTICEDRHRWVDTMLVEEWGLRLQPPSPWKSGLVTFAGFVLCGSIPLLPLPLIHFGLDASTIFLSSALLTGVGFALIGVFRARVVQEGPLASVIETVATGGVAAAIAYGVGVALDMLAGSPAI, encoded by the coding sequence ATGAAACTTTCGCCCGAAGAACTTGCCCAGCAGCATACCGATGAAGCGATTGCCGCGCGTATCGCGGGACCATCGGTCGAAGAATTCTCCGGCGACTTCGTCCTGGGCGGGGTCGACGGAACGATCACGACCTTTGCGATCGTGGCAGGGGTAGCCGGTGCCAGTTATGGCGTGACCGTCGCGATTGTTCTGGGGATTGCCAATCTTCTGGCCGATGGTTTCAGCATGGCCATCAGCAACTACCTGAAGGCACGTAGCGATCAGATGCAACTGAAAAAGTACCGTCTGATCGAGAACATCCACATCAAAGAGGTCCCCGATCGCGAGCGGGAAGAGATCCGGCAAATCTTTGCCGCCAAGGGTTTTGAAGGGGATCTGCTGGAACAGGTCGTTCAAACGATCTGCGAAGACCGCCATCGCTGGGTCGATACCATGTTGGTCGAAGAGTGGGGACTTCGTCTGCAACCTCCATCCCCTTGGAAATCTGGCCTGGTGACCTTTGCCGGGTTCGTGCTGTGTGGCTCGATTCCACTGCTTCCTTTGCCTCTGATCCATTTCGGATTGGATGCCTCGACGATCTTTCTTTCCAGCGCCCTACTAACCGGCGTCGGTTTCGCCCTGATTGGCGTGTTCCGCGCTCGCGTGGTGCAGGAAGGCCCGCTGGCTTCGGTCATCGAGACGGTGGCCACCGGTGGGGTCGCCGCGGCGATTGCCTACGGGGTAGGGGTTGCCTTGGATATGCTGGCTGGCTCCCCTGCGATTTGA
- a CDS encoding universal stress protein, giving the protein MNFKRILFPTDFSHCGDAALHLATALARDSGATIIVAHVEEPPTVYGTGEMYYGMLDPSPDDLKKMLHEIKPSDPEVPVEYRLITGDPSSAVVRLADEENVDLIVLGTHGRTGLLHMLIGSTAESIVRHAKCPVLTFKQPSETS; this is encoded by the coding sequence ATGAACTTCAAACGTATTCTCTTTCCGACCGATTTTTCTCACTGCGGTGACGCAGCATTGCACTTGGCGACTGCTTTGGCACGCGACAGCGGCGCAACGATCATCGTGGCCCATGTCGAAGAGCCACCCACGGTCTATGGCACCGGTGAGATGTATTACGGCATGCTGGACCCGTCTCCGGACGATCTGAAAAAGATGCTGCACGAGATCAAACCCAGCGACCCGGAAGTTCCCGTTGAATATCGCTTGATCACTGGCGACCCATCTTCGGCTGTCGTTCGCCTGGCAGATGAAGAGAACGTCGACCTGATTGTCCTAGGCACTCACGGCCGTACTGGCCTGTTGCATATGTTGATTGGTAGTACCGCCGAATCGATCGTGCGGCATGCCAAATGTCCCGTTCTGACGTTCAAACAACCGTCGGAGACGAGCTAA
- a CDS encoding hemerythrin domain-containing protein has translation MTSDSYLTGGNRPFYLHFEFEHEGLDCAVHDLQRCLHDTKKSIAKAQLSRRLTQLRDLMTKHFHEEEEGCFDEICAQHPHMCPATRQMELSHKLLLSQLDGLARDLEVHSVTEDWKEEFDAFAVEMNKHKEEEQAFVRRGLDLPEE, from the coding sequence ATGACCAGTGATAGCTATCTAACCGGAGGGAATCGGCCCTTCTACCTGCACTTCGAGTTTGAACACGAAGGGCTCGACTGTGCGGTCCATGATCTTCAGCGGTGCCTGCACGACACGAAGAAGTCCATCGCCAAAGCTCAACTGTCGAGGCGTCTGACGCAGCTTCGCGACCTGATGACCAAACACTTTCACGAGGAAGAAGAGGGATGTTTCGACGAGATTTGTGCCCAGCATCCCCACATGTGTCCAGCAACGCGGCAGATGGAACTTTCGCACAAGTTGCTGCTCTCGCAGTTGGACGGACTTGCTCGCGATCTTGAAGTCCATTCGGTCACCGAAGACTGGAAAGAAGAGTTCGATGCATTTGCGGTCGAAATGAATAAGCACAAAGAAGAAGAACAGGCGTTTGTCCGCCGAGGACTTGACCTGCCTGAAGAATAG
- a CDS encoding universal stress protein translates to MTWISKAPIVVPYDFSADAKEAVDMALSLLDSSDGVHVIHVLGELSPAEPGEVWDTVDENTRTHHATQAIRKELSDEKYKDLKIVIAFGDPGEKICHYAEQIEANSILIPSHGRSSIMRVLVGSVADRVVRLAHCPVIVLKKPRK, encoded by the coding sequence GTGACCTGGATTTCAAAAGCTCCGATCGTTGTGCCCTATGACTTCTCCGCCGATGCTAAAGAAGCGGTTGACATGGCACTTTCCTTGCTGGATTCAAGCGACGGCGTGCATGTGATCCACGTTCTGGGAGAGCTTTCTCCGGCCGAACCTGGCGAGGTGTGGGACACGGTGGATGAGAACACCCGCACGCACCACGCCACCCAGGCCATTCGCAAAGAACTTTCCGACGAGAAGTATAAAGATCTGAAGATCGTCATCGCGTTCGGCGACCCGGGCGAAAAGATCTGCCACTATGCCGAACAGATCGAAGCGAACTCGATTCTGATTCCATCCCACGGGCGATCGTCGATCATGCGCGTCCTCGTGGGTTCGGTTGCCGATCGAGTGGTTCGTTTGGCCCACTGCCCGGTCATCGTGCTGAAGAAGCCCCGTAAGTAG
- the ptsP gene encoding phosphoenolpyruvate--protein phosphotransferase: MEKGLAVSPGVSIGVAYCILEIFVNPDRKRLEKHEVQKELARYEQACERTAVDLAALQSKVEKQIGKNEGAIFAVHQTILRDPAFTNKVRHWIVEEHLTASAALHRLMEQYTEVFSKTGDEYLQERLNDIRDVVVRLSAYLSDVLNDAEESGLSGPLIVVADELLPSQAVALGEADVRGIVTQAGSQTSHAALIARSRGIPAVSGVSGILRKVKTGDTVVVNGSEGIVSINPEPEELAAYRKLEREFFHLKDQLAANRHHPAVTRDGMPLKLLANINNVKDVEAAAAMGAAGVGLYRTEYLYLTHENVPDEDEQYEVYKEILQKSPHKYVTIRTLDIGGDKTVAYLGHNHNEANPFMGWRSIRLSFEHPEFFLSQLRAIMRCAAELPEGSDGEVNMLFPMITNVEEMRKANHLVRKAEKSLDERGVPRGKVKVGMMLEVPAAAVCIHHLLELVDFVSIGSNDLVQYLTAADRDNPKVSGLCQPLSPAVVMTLKNVIEACNQVKKPVTLCGEMAGQPRAFLLLLGMGLRSFSMSPAFIPTIKELAILTTIEHAERVVQKVIDMKTTNQVKRFLRMELEAISPELARLDTE, encoded by the coding sequence ATGGAAAAAGGACTAGCAGTCTCCCCAGGCGTTTCGATTGGGGTGGCGTACTGCATTTTAGAGATCTTCGTGAATCCCGATCGCAAGCGATTGGAAAAGCACGAAGTGCAGAAGGAGCTTGCGCGGTATGAACAGGCTTGCGAACGTACGGCCGTCGATTTAGCGGCGCTGCAGTCCAAGGTCGAGAAGCAGATCGGCAAAAACGAAGGCGCGATTTTCGCCGTCCACCAAACCATTCTGCGCGATCCTGCATTCACCAATAAAGTTCGGCACTGGATTGTCGAAGAGCACCTGACCGCTTCGGCGGCGCTGCATCGATTGATGGAGCAGTACACGGAAGTCTTCTCGAAGACCGGCGACGAATACCTTCAAGAGCGTCTGAACGATATTCGCGACGTGGTCGTCCGCTTGAGTGCATACCTATCCGACGTCTTGAACGACGCCGAAGAGTCGGGGCTGAGTGGTCCCCTGATCGTCGTCGCCGACGAACTACTCCCTTCCCAGGCCGTCGCTTTGGGGGAAGCGGACGTGCGGGGCATCGTGACCCAAGCCGGTAGCCAGACGAGCCACGCGGCGCTGATTGCCCGTAGCCGCGGAATTCCGGCGGTAAGTGGTGTCTCGGGGATCCTGCGCAAAGTGAAGACAGGCGACACGGTCGTCGTTAATGGCAGCGAAGGGATCGTTTCGATCAATCCCGAGCCGGAAGAACTGGCCGCTTATCGCAAGCTGGAACGCGAGTTTTTCCATCTGAAAGATCAACTGGCCGCCAATCGGCATCACCCTGCCGTCACGCGCGATGGGATGCCGCTGAAGCTGCTCGCGAATATCAACAACGTCAAAGACGTCGAAGCGGCCGCGGCGATGGGAGCCGCCGGTGTGGGGTTGTACCGCACCGAGTACCTCTACCTGACGCACGAAAATGTGCCGGACGAAGACGAGCAGTACGAAGTTTACAAAGAGATTCTGCAGAAGTCGCCCCACAAGTACGTAACGATTCGTACGCTCGATATTGGCGGGGACAAAACGGTCGCCTACTTGGGGCACAACCATAACGAGGCGAACCCCTTCATGGGTTGGCGAAGCATTCGGCTCTCGTTCGAGCACCCCGAGTTTTTCCTCTCGCAGCTACGCGCGATCATGCGATGTGCGGCCGAACTGCCAGAGGGAAGCGACGGGGAAGTGAACATGCTCTTCCCCATGATTACCAATGTCGAGGAGATGCGTAAAGCGAATCACTTGGTTCGCAAGGCCGAGAAGTCGCTCGACGAACGAGGCGTACCACGCGGGAAGGTCAAAGTGGGCATGATGCTCGAAGTGCCTGCCGCCGCGGTCTGCATCCATCACCTGCTGGAACTGGTCGACTTCGTTTCGATTGGGTCGAATGACCTGGTGCAGTACTTGACCGCGGCCGACCGCGACAATCCGAAGGTGAGCGGCCTATGTCAGCCCCTTTCGCCGGCCGTGGTCATGACGCTCAAGAACGTGATCGAGGCCTGTAACCAGGTCAAAAAGCCAGTCACGCTTTGCGGTGAAATGGCCGGCCAACCACGTGCTTTTCTCCTGCTTCTGGGGATGGGGCTAAGAAGCTTCAGCATGAGCCCTGCGTTTATCCCCACCATCAAGGAGTTGGCAATTCTGACGACGATCGAGCACGCCGAGCGCGTTGTTCAAAAAGTGATCGACATGAAAACAACCAACCAGGTAAAACGCTTTTTGCGGATGGAATTAGAAGCAATTTCACCTGAATTGGCTCGTTTGGACACGGAATAA
- the sucD gene encoding succinate--CoA ligase subunit alpha: protein MSILVNKDTKVICQGITGKVGEFHTKGCKEYGTKMVGGVTPGKGGQTVEGLPVWDTVEEAVNETGANATMIFVPPPFTADAILEAVDAGIEVICAITEGVPVLDMVPVYETVKKSKSVLIGPNCPGVITPEECKIGIMPGYIHKKGPVGVMSRSGTLTYEAVWQLTNLGLGQSTCVGLGGDPIVGTSFIDLLEMYQNDGDTEAIMMMGEIGGTAEEEAAAYIKENVTKPVAAFIAGRTAPPGKRMGHAGAIISGGKGTADEKFAALRAAGVEIAESPADMGTALKRAIENHK, encoded by the coding sequence ATGAGTATCCTCGTCAACAAAGACACCAAAGTCATTTGTCAGGGCATCACCGGTAAGGTCGGCGAGTTCCATACCAAGGGCTGCAAGGAATACGGCACCAAGATGGTCGGCGGCGTCACGCCGGGCAAAGGGGGCCAAACGGTGGAAGGCCTGCCGGTCTGGGACACCGTGGAAGAAGCGGTCAACGAAACGGGCGCCAACGCCACGATGATCTTCGTGCCGCCTCCGTTCACGGCCGATGCCATTCTGGAAGCGGTCGACGCCGGTATCGAAGTGATCTGTGCGATCACCGAAGGGGTACCGGTCCTCGACATGGTTCCCGTTTACGAAACCGTCAAGAAGAGCAAGTCGGTCCTTATCGGTCCGAACTGCCCTGGCGTGATTACGCCGGAAGAATGCAAGATCGGCATCATGCCGGGTTATATTCACAAGAAGGGTCCTGTCGGCGTGATGAGCCGCAGTGGTACGCTGACCTACGAAGCCGTTTGGCAGCTGACCAACCTGGGTCTGGGCCAGTCGACCTGCGTCGGCCTGGGTGGTGACCCGATCGTAGGTACGTCGTTCATCGACCTGCTGGAAATGTACCAGAACGATGGCGATACCGAAGCGATCATGATGATGGGCGAAATTGGTGGTACGGCCGAAGAAGAAGCCGCCGCCTACATCAAGGAAAACGTGACCAAGCCGGTCGCCGCTTTCATCGCCGGTCGTACGGCCCCTCCTGGCAAGCGTATGGGTCACGCGGGTGCGATCATTAGCGGCGGCAAGGGAACGGCCGATGAAAAGTTCGCCGCCCTGCGAGCTGCCGGCGTCGAAATCGCCGAAAGCCCTGCCGACATGGGTACCGCGCTCAAGCGTGCGATTGAGAACCACAAGTAA
- the sucC gene encoding ADP-forming succinate--CoA ligase subunit beta, producing the protein MKIHEFQAKEILRQAGVAVPRSIVAKTAEQASAAFTELGGKIAVVKAQIHAGGRGKGTVKDNADQRGVQLVKSAEEAATVAKNLLGKELVTIQTGPEGKQVNQVLVEEGCDIARELYLGIVLDRAAKLPVLMMSSEGGTEIEEVAAETPEKIFKEHFNPALGPQSYQIRKLCKKLGIEGPAARAAEKFIKGLCKVYVDTDCALAEINPLVITGDGGMIALDCKMTFDENAMFRHKDLAELRDLSEEEPAEVRAGNTGLSYVKLDGNIGCLVNGAGLAMSTMDIIKLHGGEPANFLDVGGGANVDQVTEAFSILLDDKNVKAVLVNIFGGIMRCTTIAGALLEAYKKLDFNVPLVVRLEGTEVEEGRKMLADSGIDIIIADGLTDAAKKVVATVA; encoded by the coding sequence ATGAAGATTCATGAGTTCCAGGCGAAGGAAATTCTTCGCCAAGCCGGGGTTGCTGTACCCCGCAGCATTGTTGCCAAGACCGCTGAACAGGCGAGTGCCGCTTTCACCGAACTGGGTGGTAAGATCGCCGTGGTGAAGGCCCAGATCCACGCCGGTGGTCGCGGTAAAGGAACCGTGAAGGACAACGCCGACCAGCGCGGTGTGCAATTGGTGAAGTCGGCCGAAGAAGCCGCCACCGTCGCCAAGAACCTGCTGGGTAAGGAACTGGTCACGATTCAGACCGGTCCAGAAGGCAAGCAGGTCAACCAGGTGTTGGTCGAAGAAGGTTGCGACATCGCTCGCGAACTGTATCTGGGCATCGTGCTCGACCGAGCCGCCAAGCTGCCGGTTCTGATGATGTCGAGCGAAGGTGGTACCGAGATCGAAGAAGTCGCCGCCGAGACGCCTGAGAAGATCTTTAAAGAACATTTCAATCCGGCCCTGGGACCGCAAAGCTACCAGATACGCAAGCTGTGCAAAAAGCTGGGCATCGAAGGTCCGGCTGCCCGCGCCGCTGAGAAGTTCATCAAGGGGCTCTGCAAGGTTTACGTCGACACCGACTGTGCCCTGGCTGAAATCAACCCGCTGGTCATCACCGGCGACGGCGGCATGATCGCCCTGGATTGCAAGATGACCTTCGACGAGAACGCCATGTTCCGTCACAAGGATCTGGCCGAACTGCGTGACCTTTCCGAAGAGGAGCCTGCCGAAGTGCGTGCCGGCAACACGGGCCTCAGCTACGTGAAGCTCGACGGCAACATCGGCTGCCTGGTCAACGGCGCCGGTCTAGCGATGAGCACGATGGACATCATCAAGCTGCACGGCGGCGAGCCAGCCAACTTCCTGGACGTCGGTGGCGGTGCCAACGTCGATCAGGTGACCGAGGCGTTCAGCATTCTGCTGGACGACAAGAACGTGAAGGCCGTGCTGGTGAATATCTTCGGCGGCATCATGCGTTGCACGACGATCGCCGGTGCACTTTTGGAAGCTTACAAGAAGCTCGACTTCAACGTCCCGCTCGTGGTTCGCTTGGAAGGAACCGAAGTCGAAGAAGGCCGCAAGATGCTGGCTGACTCAGGTATCGACATCATCATCGCCGACGGTCTGACCGATGCTGCGAAGAAGGTAGTAGCCACAGTCGCTTAG
- a CDS encoding sigma-54-dependent transcriptional regulator, with amino-acid sequence MMNQAQLLLIDDDRHVLESMGSWLREIGYAVDQASNLNQAIALIDDRPYDLILADVRLGDEDGFDVLRHCHTHHPGTTVIMITGYGTVETGIEALRAGAFDLLTKPLIDEELEMAIQRALSQQKVMQENQQLKQQLDLRFGLENIIGHDHRMLRIFDMVDSVADTRATVLITGESGTGKSLLARAIHRRSNRRDQPFIEVACGALPENLLESELFGHVAGSFTGATGNKVGKFKAADKGTIFLDEIGTAPLSMQVKLLRVLQELQFEPVGGTETETIDTRVVLATNENLANLVDRGEFRQDLFYRVNVINLELPPLRERISDIPRLADHFLAEVCQDTGRRVHGFSSEAVAALQRYKWPGNVRELQNVVERAVLLSKHDEITPDDMPSSIASGAPVSVNRSTGTSLKEALEGPERQIIREVLESNGWNRNETADQLGINRTTLYKKMKKLGLEEMAGQRSGM; translated from the coding sequence ATCATGAATCAAGCTCAACTGCTGCTGATTGACGACGACCGCCATGTCTTGGAATCGATGGGAAGTTGGCTGCGCGAAATCGGTTATGCAGTCGATCAGGCCTCCAACCTGAATCAAGCGATCGCCCTGATCGATGATCGCCCGTACGACCTGATCCTGGCCGATGTCCGTTTGGGAGACGAAGATGGCTTTGATGTGTTGCGACATTGCCACACCCATCACCCGGGTACCACAGTGATCATGATTACCGGTTACGGAACCGTGGAAACCGGGATCGAGGCCCTCAGGGCTGGTGCTTTCGACCTGCTGACGAAACCGTTGATCGACGAAGAACTGGAAATGGCCATCCAGCGGGCACTCTCGCAACAAAAGGTAATGCAGGAGAATCAGCAATTAAAGCAGCAGCTCGATTTGCGATTCGGACTGGAAAATATTATTGGCCATGATCACCGAATGTTACGCATTTTCGACATGGTCGACAGCGTCGCCGACACGCGCGCCACCGTTTTGATCACCGGTGAAAGCGGAACCGGTAAATCGCTGCTGGCTCGGGCCATCCATCGCCGCAGCAATCGCCGCGACCAACCGTTCATCGAAGTGGCCTGTGGTGCGTTGCCGGAAAACCTGCTCGAGAGCGAACTGTTCGGTCACGTGGCCGGTTCGTTCACCGGTGCTACTGGAAATAAGGTCGGTAAGTTCAAAGCGGCCGACAAGGGAACGATCTTCCTCGACGAAATCGGTACCGCACCGCTCAGCATGCAGGTCAAACTGCTTCGCGTGCTGCAGGAACTGCAGTTTGAGCCAGTGGGCGGAACGGAAACTGAAACGATCGATACGCGTGTCGTTTTGGCAACCAACGAAAACCTGGCCAACCTGGTCGATCGTGGTGAATTCCGTCAGGACCTGTTCTACCGGGTGAACGTCATCAACCTGGAACTACCTCCGCTACGGGAACGCATCTCGGATATTCCGCGTCTGGCCGATCACTTCCTGGCGGAAGTTTGCCAAGACACCGGCCGCCGCGTGCATGGTTTCTCAAGCGAAGCAGTTGCCGCCTTGCAGCGTTACAAATGGCCGGGCAACGTTCGAGAACTGCAAAACGTGGTCGAACGAGCCGTGCTACTTAGCAAGCACGACGAGATCACGCCAGACGACATGCCATCGTCGATCGCCTCAGGCGCCCCGGTCTCGGTCAACCGAAGCACTGGGACCTCATTGAAGGAAGCCCTGGAAGGCCCCGAGCGCCAGATTATCCGCGAGGTGCTGGAATCAAACGGCTGGAACCGCAATGAAACGGCCGATCAGTTGGGCATCAACCGCACGACGCTGTATAAGAAGATGAAAAAGCTTGGCCTGGAAGAAATGGCTGGGCAGCGGTCGGGGATGTAA
- a CDS encoding response regulator transcription factor, with product MSINVLVVDDHEVVRSGLACLFRGTDIEVVGEAVDGNDAVEKALQHKPDVVLMDIRMPEMDGLAALEKLQSDAPGTPVVMLSTYDNPTYVARGVALGAVDYVLKGSPREMIINAIHNAASGGKQPEGSVMSRVKGTMAKRHDAKNSEFPLTNREMQVLRHLALGLSNREIGRSLSISIETVKEHVQNILRKVDVTDRTQAAVWAVRQGLV from the coding sequence ATGTCCATTAATGTGTTGGTTGTCGACGATCATGAAGTCGTTCGCAGCGGCTTAGCGTGTCTCTTCCGAGGTACCGATATTGAAGTCGTCGGGGAAGCTGTTGATGGAAATGATGCCGTAGAGAAGGCACTCCAGCATAAGCCTGATGTTGTTCTCATGGATATCCGCATGCCGGAAATGGACGGCTTAGCTGCTCTGGAAAAGCTACAGTCCGACGCACCCGGCACGCCGGTCGTTATGCTCAGCACTTACGACAACCCAACTTACGTCGCACGTGGCGTTGCTTTGGGCGCAGTCGATTACGTCCTGAAGGGTTCGCCTCGCGAAATGATCATTAATGCGATCCACAACGCTGCTAGCGGTGGCAAGCAGCCTGAGGGAAGCGTCATGTCGCGCGTCAAAGGCACCATGGCCAAGCGTCATGATGCCAAGAACAGCGAGTTCCCTTTAACCAATCGCGAAATGCAAGTGCTTCGGCACCTGGCTCTGGGTCTCAGCAATCGTGAAATTGGTCGCTCGCTAAGCATTAGCATCGAAACGGTCAAGGAACACGTGCAGAACATTCTGCGCAAGGTTGACGTCACCGACCGTACCCAGGCCGCAGTCTGGGCCGTACGTCAGGGGCTCGTCTAA